The DNA window CGGCCATCGATCCTGGACACAGGCGTCACGGCTTCATCCTTTACTTTTGCGTAAATGCTTTTGTATGGACGATCGGACGATACCGCAGCACGGAGACCGCGCTACATGTTCTCTTCCTCTTCCGCGATAAGCGCGAGGGCGTCGCGGGGGTCTTCCGCGGCGATCAGCTGTTTTCGCAGGTTGTCGTGCCGAAGCAGGCGGGAAATGTGGGCGAGCGCCCGGATATGGGGACCGGAGACATTCAGGGGGGACACGAGCAGGAAGAAGAGGTAGACCGGCTGTTCGTCGAGGGACTGGAAATCCACGCCCTCCTTCTTGATCCCGAGCACCCCGACCAGCCTGTCGACGGCCTTGCACTTGCCGTGGGGAATGGCGACCCCCTTCCCGATCCCGGTGCTCATGATCTTCTCGCGTTCCAGGACGGCCTGGAGCACTTCCCTGTTGTCGCTGATCCGGCCGGACGCGGTCAGTGCCGCGGCCAGTTCCTCGATCACTTCCTGTTTCTGCGTGGCCTTAAGGTTGACCAGGATAGCGTTTTCGTCCAACAGTTCCGTCAAGCTCATGCCGTGCTCCTGTATCCCGAACCTTCCTGAAAAACGGAATCGCTTCAAAAACCTGTGTGATTCTATGTACCCGCCCCGCAATTGTCAATAACGATTTGGACGGCCTCCGGGTCCGGCGGTGAAGCGGACATTAGAAAAGCCGCCTGACCACGTCGTCAGACGGCTTCTTGTTCCCTGGCAATCTTCGGCAATCTTCGGCAATCTTCGGCGAGGCGCCGGTTCAGCCGCCGGCCCGTTCCGCGAAACTGTCGGCCGTCATGTTGGCTGACTCGAGAAGCATTTTGAGATCATGCCATTTCTCGGCCGCGTTAAGTTCATTCAATTGCACCGTCAGCGAGTCGGCGAATGCCGAGGCTTCCTGGGCAAGCGCACGGGCGGCCTGGCCGCGTCCCTGCTCGATGCTGCCCGAAATCTCCCCCCATCGTTCCAGGAAAGCCGGCAGGGCTTCATCGACCTCGCGTTTGGTAAACTCCTTCTGCACCACGGATTCCTGGCTGGCCGATTCGACGAGCGCCATGGTGTTTTCGGCGGCGGTTTTCGCGTCGCCGTACTCCTCCGCGGCCATATGCGTCCGGGCCTTTTCGAACTCGGCCGCGGCCGCTTCGTATTCAGCCGGCGCGTACTTGTCGACCTCGGCTTCCATGGCGGCGGCCATGGCATCCTCCGCCCCGTTCATCGCCTCGGTGGGCGGTCCCGCGCATGCAGCGGCCATGAAGAGGCATGCGACGACGCTCAGCGCGGTCAGATAGGCCTGCTTGGACATGATAGAACCTCCTGTTCGAACCGGTAAATGATGTATGTCGGATCGCTCGAATCGGTATCGAATTGACCGGGTAAGGCAATACTTCAGCAGTATAACTCAAATATAATAGAACGGTTAGAAAACCTGTCCAGCAAAAAAGGCGTCAGGCACAAAAAACATGGCCTGCCAGGGGAATGAATCCGGTGGGCGGGGTCCGTGGTTGCCGGGTGCGCCGAAGGGGTGAACGGGGCCGTGATTGCCCTTGACTTCCCGGCCTGCCGACCTTAGTGTGAAGGGTTCGATTCGGAAGCGGTTTCGTCTCGATGGACGGACCGTTTCGAGAGCCGTCCATACGCCGAAAGGAACAACGCGAAGCATGGTTTCTGAAGACCTCCTCAGGAAGCAGTTGGAATTCGTCCTGCACGATACCAGCTTCGACCTGGGCGAGAAATTCGAAGGCAAGGTCAGGGACAACTACCGGCTCAACGGGAAACGGATCATCGTGACCACCGATCGGATCTCCGCCTTCGACCGGGTCTTGTGCGCCCTTCCCTTCAAGGGCCAAGTCATCAACCAGACCGCGGTCTACTGGTTCGAACGGACCCGGCATATCATTGAGAACCACCTGATCGACGTGCCCGATCCGAACGTGCTCGTAGCCAGGGAGTGCCAACTGATTCCGGTCGAGATGGTCGTCCGGGGGTATCTGACCGGCGTGACCACGACGTCGGCCTGGTACCACTATTCCCGGGGAAGCCGCGACTTCTGCGGCAACGCGCTGCCGGACGGCATGATAAAGAACCAGGCCTTCGACCGGCCCATCATTACCCCTTCGACGAAACCGGAAAAAGGCGCGCACGACGAGTCCATCTCGGCGGAAGAAGTGCTACGCCGGGGCCTCGTGGACGAAGGCGCGTACCGGGAGATGGAAAGGGCGGCCCTGGCGCTTTTCGCCTTCGGGACCGAACGGGCGGCCGCCAACAACCTGATCCTGGTGGACACCAAGTACGAATTCGGCCTCTTCGAGGACCGGGTCGTGTTGATCGACGAGATTCACACCCCCGACTCTTCCAGATTCTGGATCAGGGATACGTATGAAGATCGTTTCCGCCGCGGCGAGGAACCGGAGAAGATGGACAAGGAATACGTCCGTGGTTGGCTCGCTGACCGCGGTTTTCGCGGCGACGGTCCCATACCGCATATACCGGACGAGATCAGGATCGAAGCCGCCCGCCGTTACATTACAGCCTACGAGATGATCACCGCCAGGGCTTTCGAAGCCCGGAACGAGGATGTGTTGCAGCGGATCACCCACCGGCTGCGGAACCCCATGTAGCCGAACCGCTCTCGTATGCGCCTGCCAACCCTCCTGGACATCACGGAAGCATCCCCCGTCGTACAGCGGTATCTCACGCTGGCCGCCGATGACGCCCGCACCGCGCGGGTGTCGGGGCTCGCCGGCTCTTCGCGGTCTCTGCTGCTCGCCCACGCGCACCGGAAACGGGGCGGCGCGACGCTGGTCATCGTGGAGGACACGGACGCCGCCGAGGAGATGTACGAGGACGTCTCCAGCCTGCTGGACCCCGATGACGTGGCGTTGTTTCCTCCCTGGGAGGTGTTGCCCTACGACCAGGTATCGCCGCCGGGGGACCTGTCGGGAAGGCGCCTGGGCGCGCTGCACGCCCTGATGAACAACCGGCCGCTGTTCGTCGTCGCGA is part of the Gemmatimonadota bacterium genome and encodes:
- a CDS encoding PTS sugar transporter subunit IIA, whose protein sequence is MSLTELLDENAILVNLKATQKQEVIEELAAALTASGRISDNREVLQAVLEREKIMSTGIGKGVAIPHGKCKAVDRLVGVLGIKKEGVDFQSLDEQPVYLFFLLVSPLNVSGPHIRALAHISRLLRHDNLRKQLIAAEDPRDALALIAEEEENM
- a CDS encoding DUF4398 domain-containing protein encodes the protein MSKQAYLTALSVVACLFMAAACAGPPTEAMNGAEDAMAAAMEAEVDKYAPAEYEAAAAEFEKARTHMAAEEYGDAKTAAENTMALVESASQESVVQKEFTKREVDEALPAFLERWGEISGSIEQGRGQAARALAQEASAFADSLTVQLNELNAAEKWHDLKMLLESANMTADSFAERAGG
- a CDS encoding phosphoribosylaminoimidazolesuccinocarboxamide synthase — its product is MVSEDLLRKQLEFVLHDTSFDLGEKFEGKVRDNYRLNGKRIIVTTDRISAFDRVLCALPFKGQVINQTAVYWFERTRHIIENHLIDVPDPNVLVARECQLIPVEMVVRGYLTGVTTTSAWYHYSRGSRDFCGNALPDGMIKNQAFDRPIITPSTKPEKGAHDESISAEEVLRRGLVDEGAYREMERAALALFAFGTERAAANNLILVDTKYEFGLFEDRVVLIDEIHTPDSSRFWIRDTYEDRFRRGEEPEKMDKEYVRGWLADRGFRGDGPIPHIPDEIRIEAARRYITAYEMITARAFEARNEDVLQRITHRLRNPM